In Pseudomonas alcaliphila JAB1, a single window of DNA contains:
- a CDS encoding ABC transporter permease has product MKIPAYYGFWHHLGNWLLKVSSWLVLLFLILPILVIVPLSFNAEPFFSFTEGMLTLDPEAYSLRWYREILNDPKWILAIKNSFFIGILSTILATILGTCAAVGLARDEMPFRRFITALLLSPMIVPLIITAAGMFFFYSNLGLAGGYLGVILAHAALGTPFVIITVTATLTGFDYSLARAALNLGATPIRVFFDVIMPLIRPGVISGALFAFITSFDEVVVILFMAGPQQRTIPRQMFSGLREQINPSILAIATLLILVSIALLVTIELLRRRAERMRGIEIPN; this is encoded by the coding sequence ATGAAAATCCCCGCCTACTACGGTTTCTGGCACCACCTCGGCAACTGGCTGCTCAAGGTCAGCTCCTGGCTGGTGCTGCTGTTCCTGATCCTGCCGATCCTGGTGATCGTGCCGCTGTCGTTCAACGCCGAGCCCTTCTTCAGCTTCACCGAGGGCATGCTCACCCTTGATCCGGAGGCCTACTCGCTGCGCTGGTACCGGGAGATCCTCAACGATCCGAAGTGGATACTGGCGATCAAGAACAGCTTCTTCATCGGCATCCTCTCGACCATTCTGGCCACCATTCTGGGCACCTGCGCCGCCGTGGGCCTGGCGCGCGACGAGATGCCGTTTCGCCGCTTCATCACCGCCCTGCTGCTATCGCCGATGATCGTGCCGCTGATCATCACCGCCGCTGGCATGTTCTTCTTCTACTCCAACCTCGGCCTGGCCGGCGGCTACCTGGGTGTGATCCTGGCCCACGCGGCGCTGGGTACGCCCTTCGTCATCATCACCGTCACCGCCACGCTCACCGGCTTCGACTACAGCCTGGCACGCGCGGCGCTGAATCTCGGCGCTACGCCGATTCGCGTGTTCTTCGACGTGATCATGCCGCTGATTCGCCCCGGGGTGATCAGCGGCGCGCTGTTCGCCTTCATCACCTCCTTCGATGAGGTGGTGGTGATCCTGTTCATGGCCGGCCCACAGCAGCGCACCATTCCGCGGCAGATGTTCTCGGGCCTGCGCGAGCAGATCAACCCGAGCATCCTGGCCATCGCCACCCTGCTGATCCTGGTATCCATCGCTTTGCTGGTGACCATCGAACTGCTGCGCCGCCGGGCCGAGCGGATGCGAGGGAT